The following proteins come from a genomic window of Pyxidicoccus sp. MSG2:
- a CDS encoding aldo/keto reductase, with the protein MELLDGGGGSRDNSWLMAASSLPRFTPRRALGRTGFIATAVGIGDIADRATPREALVRTLRRALDAGLNVIDTAPNYEEGLSEETVGEALRGRRDGVFLIDKVDVLDAPVAPQVEGSLRRLGLDAVDLFVFHAVSEPAAWERLAAPGGGLEQLGRCVREGKARFRGISSHHPDVLRAALRSGLCDVVMFPLGPFVDARYVEDVLPLARSLGVGVVSFKTFGAGKLLGDTEGYGRPLEARPRGKVGSGGREDRDAPLLPHLTVEACVRYTLTLDPDVMLMGMSHPNEQDAALRAAAAFQPLSTEELARVREHAREAIQGKGAVWWDPPAAAPGAG; encoded by the coding sequence ATGGAGCTGCTTGACGGTGGCGGGGGCTCCCGCGACAACTCGTGGCTCATGGCCGCCTCTTCGCTTCCCCGCTTCACGCCGCGCCGCGCCCTGGGGCGCACCGGCTTCATTGCCACGGCGGTGGGCATCGGTGACATCGCCGACCGCGCCACGCCCCGCGAGGCGCTCGTCCGCACGCTGCGCCGTGCGCTCGACGCCGGGCTCAACGTCATCGACACCGCGCCCAACTACGAGGAGGGCTTGAGCGAGGAGACCGTGGGCGAGGCGCTGCGCGGGCGGCGCGACGGCGTCTTCCTCATCGACAAGGTGGACGTGCTGGACGCGCCGGTGGCGCCCCAGGTGGAGGGCAGCCTGCGGCGGCTGGGCCTGGACGCGGTGGACCTGTTCGTCTTCCACGCGGTGTCGGAGCCCGCGGCGTGGGAGCGGCTGGCCGCGCCCGGTGGTGGCCTGGAGCAACTGGGCCGGTGCGTGCGCGAGGGCAAGGCGCGCTTCCGTGGCATCTCCAGTCACCACCCGGACGTGTTGCGCGCGGCGCTGCGCTCGGGGCTGTGCGACGTGGTGATGTTCCCCCTGGGGCCCTTCGTGGACGCGCGCTACGTGGAGGACGTGCTGCCGCTGGCGCGCTCGCTGGGCGTGGGCGTGGTGTCCTTCAAGACGTTCGGCGCGGGGAAGCTGCTGGGCGACACGGAGGGCTATGGCCGGCCGCTGGAGGCACGGCCTCGCGGCAAGGTGGGCTCCGGCGGGCGCGAGGACCGGGACGCACCGTTGCTGCCGCACCTCACGGTGGAGGCCTGCGTGCGCTACACGCTCACGTTGGATCCGGACGTCATGCTGATGGGCATGAGCCACCCCAACGAGCAGGACGCGGCGCTGCGCGCGGCCGCCGCCTTCCAGCCCCTGTCCACCGAGGAGCTGGCGCGGGTGCGCGAGCACGCCCGCGAGGCCATCCAGGGCAAGGGCGCCGTGTGGTGGGACCCTCCCGCCGCGGCCCCCGGCGCGGGGTGA
- a CDS encoding alkaline phosphatase PhoX, translating to MRLNRRDLLRLSALGGGALALGPAFWKEAYAAPARPGPSPYGAMSGSPDANGIRLPAGFSSRFIAGSGRVVAGTGYTWHGAPDGGACFPLPAGGWVYASNSELYDGGGASAVRFDGGGAVVGAWRILANTQVNCAGGPTPWGTWLSCEEHSDGKVWECDPTRPSQGVARGALGTFPHEAVAVDPVGRRLYLTEDSGSGRFYRFTPSAWPSLTAGTLQAAKVTGDPVAGTATLSWVKCSAASPASSQSSVASKTTVFDGGEGCWYDSGVVYFTTKGDNRVWAHTPATGKLEVIYDDLSSTSPLTGVDNVTVSRSGDLYVAEDGGNMEICIITPGPNRVVAPFIRLVGHDSSEITGPAFSPDGRRLYFSSQRGVTGMDDGGMTFEVSGPFR from the coding sequence ATGCGCCTGAACCGTCGTGACTTGCTTCGTCTCTCCGCGCTGGGTGGCGGAGCGTTGGCCCTGGGACCCGCCTTCTGGAAGGAGGCGTACGCCGCGCCGGCCCGGCCGGGGCCGAGCCCGTATGGCGCCATGTCCGGCTCGCCCGATGCCAACGGCATTCGGCTGCCGGCGGGCTTCTCGTCGCGCTTCATCGCCGGCTCGGGGCGGGTGGTGGCGGGCACGGGCTACACGTGGCACGGCGCGCCGGACGGCGGGGCGTGCTTCCCGCTGCCCGCCGGTGGCTGGGTGTACGCGTCCAACAGCGAGCTGTACGACGGGGGCGGTGCGAGCGCGGTGCGCTTCGACGGCGGCGGCGCGGTGGTGGGCGCGTGGCGAATCCTCGCCAACACGCAGGTCAACTGCGCGGGCGGCCCGACGCCGTGGGGCACGTGGCTGTCGTGCGAGGAGCACAGCGACGGCAAGGTGTGGGAGTGCGACCCGACGCGGCCGTCGCAGGGCGTGGCGCGCGGGGCGCTGGGCACCTTCCCGCACGAGGCGGTGGCGGTGGACCCGGTGGGCCGGCGGCTGTATCTCACGGAGGACAGCGGCAGCGGGCGCTTCTACCGCTTCACGCCGTCCGCGTGGCCCTCGCTGACGGCGGGCACGTTGCAGGCGGCGAAGGTGACGGGAGACCCGGTCGCCGGCACGGCCACGCTGAGCTGGGTGAAATGCTCCGCGGCCAGCCCGGCGTCCTCGCAGTCGTCCGTGGCGTCGAAGACGACGGTGTTCGATGGCGGCGAGGGCTGCTGGTACGACAGCGGCGTCGTGTACTTCACCACCAAGGGAGACAACCGCGTGTGGGCCCACACGCCGGCCACCGGGAAGCTGGAGGTCATCTACGACGACCTCTCCTCTACTTCGCCGCTCACCGGCGTGGACAACGTCACCGTGTCGCGCTCGGGCGACCTCTACGTGGCGGAGGATGGCGGCAACATGGAAATCTGCATCATCACCCCGGGCCCCAATCGCGTGGTGGCGCCCTTCATCCGACTGGTGGGCCACGACAGCTCGGAAATCACCGGCCCCGCCTTCAGTCCGGACGGGCGGCGGCTGTACTTCAGCTCGCAGCGGGGCGTCACCGGCATGGACGATGGGGGCATGACGTTCGAGGTGAGCGGCCCGTTCCGGTGA
- a CDS encoding DUF5985 family protein has product MINPMLNGATAMAWFACALFFLRFWKQSRDRLFGFFALAFALLGGNAVAGALIDVGDERRYFIYVVRLFAFLLILYAIWDKNRAARSSA; this is encoded by the coding sequence ATGATCAACCCCATGCTCAACGGCGCGACGGCGATGGCGTGGTTCGCGTGCGCCCTGTTCTTCCTGCGCTTCTGGAAGCAGTCGCGCGACAGGCTCTTCGGCTTCTTCGCGCTGGCCTTCGCGCTGCTCGGAGGCAACGCGGTGGCGGGCGCCCTCATCGACGTGGGCGACGAGCGGCGCTACTTCATCTACGTGGTCCGCCTCTTCGCCTTCCTCCTCATCCTCTACGCCATCTGGGACAAGAACCGCGCCGCGCGCAGCAGCGCGTAG
- a CDS encoding DUF5985 family protein, with translation MAEAVYILCALTSVACAVLLLRAYKRTQSRLLLWSGLCFAGLVVNNMLLFVDLVLLPTSVDLYVPRLVTGMASAAILLYGLIWDAS, from the coding sequence ATGGCTGAGGCCGTCTACATCCTCTGCGCACTGACCAGCGTGGCCTGCGCGGTGCTGCTCTTGCGCGCCTACAAGCGCACCCAGTCGCGCCTGCTGTTGTGGAGCGGGCTGTGCTTCGCCGGGTTGGTCGTCAACAACATGCTGCTCTTCGTGGACCTGGTGCTGCTGCCCACGTCGGTGGACCTGTACGTGCCCCGGCTCGTCACCGGCATGGCCAGCGCGGCCATCCTGCTCTACGGCCTCATCTGGGATGCCTCGTGA